From one Magnolia sinica isolate HGM2019 chromosome 18, MsV1, whole genome shotgun sequence genomic stretch:
- the LOC131233562 gene encoding late embryogenesis abundant protein 6, with the protein MQAVKEKVSNAASVAKEHIDIYKAKVEEKAEKASARNETEKEIAHERRKAKEAEAKMEMHAAKVEHKANKENAKHAHAVGTHAHHYLVGAAHPTAGAAVVQTTRPEDQLVATHEHHGHHYPPGALPSTTGAVDPSYPAVGTPAHHYPVGAAHPTAGAAVVQTTCPEDQLVATHEHHGHHYPPGALAPTTGAVDPSYPAAGYPPAEKYL; encoded by the exons ATGCAGGCTGTGAAAGAGAAGGTGAGCAATGCAGCCAGTGTAGCCAAAGAGCATATCGACATTTACAAAGCTAAGGTAGAAGAAAAG GCTGAGAAAGCTAGTGCGAGGAACGAAACCGAGAAGGAAATAGCGCATGAGCGAAGGAAGGCCAAAGAAGCTGAAGCCAAGATGGAGATGCACGCGGCCAAGGTCGAGCACAAGGCCAACAAGGAGAACGCCAAGCATGCTCACGCCGTCGGCACCCATGCTCACCACTACCTGGTCGGAGCCGCGCATCCTACCGCAGGGGCTGCAGTGGTCCAGACCACCCGTCCGGAAGACCAGCTCGTTGCCACACACGAACACCACGGCCACCACTACCCTCCTGGCGCACTGCCTTCTACGACCGGGGCCGTCGACCCATCGTACCCAGCCGTCGGCACCCCTGCTCACCACTACCCGGTCGGAGCCGCGCATCCTACCGCAGGGGCTGCAGTGGTCCAGACCACCTGTCCGGAAGACCAGCTCGTTGCCACACACGAACACCACGGCCACCACTACCCTCCTGGCGCACTGGCTCCAACGACCGGGGCCGTCGACCCATCGTACCCAGCTGCTGGGTACCCTCCGGCTGAGAAGTACCTCTAG